Part of the Sulfobacillus acidophilus DSM 10332 genome, GCCGGTAAGCACCAGAATTCGACCCGTCAATCCCTGGTGCCGTACCCAGCGGGCCACTTGAAAACCGGCTAATTCCATTAAAGCCGCCGACGGTACGCCCTGATCAATCGTGGCCCGGTCTGCCCTCCGGGCTTCCGCTTCCGTCCACACCAGGTGCCGATTCCACACCCACGCGTCCCTCCAATAATGCCATCGCCACCGCATAGTCCCGCTCATGGCTCAAAGACACCCGGACATCCAGCCGGTATTGTTCCAGCCATTCGCCTAACGGTCCGGAAATGACCACCCGCGGGGCTTGACCCGGCTGGCGGAGAATTTCGATTTGACGGTACCGACTCCCTCGTAGGCCCCCGACCGCCTTAATGATGGCCTCTTTCGCGGCAAAGCGAGCGGCCAGGTATTGCAGCCGCTCTCGTCCGGTGGCCACACCGGCCAGTTCCTCGGAAGAAAATAGTCGGGTTAAAAATGCCGGTCGCCGGTCGACCAACCGAC contains:
- a CDS encoding holo-(acyl-carrier-protein) synthase (PFAM: 4'-phosphopantetheinyl transferase superfamily~TIGRFAM: phosphopantethiene--protein transferase domain; holo-[acyl-carrier-protein] synthase~COGs: COG0736 Phosphopantetheinyl transferase (holo-ACP synthase)~HAMAP: Holo-[acyl-carrier-protein] synthase~InterPro IPR008278:IPR002582:IPR004568~KEGG: cac:CA_C0489 4'-phosphopantetheinyl transferase~PFAM: 4'-phosphopantetheinyl transferase~SPTR: Holo-[acyl-carrier-protein] synthase;~TIGRFAM: Phosphopantethiene-protein transferase; Holo-[acyl carrier protein] synthase); its protein translation is MKSPKGIVGFGVDIVQVDRIRRLVDRRPAFLTRLFSSEELAGVATGRERLQYLAARFAAKEAIIKAVGGLRGSRYRQIEILRQPGQAPRVVISGPLGEWLEQYRLDVRVSLSHERDYAVAMALLEGRVGVESAPGVDGSGSPEGRPGHD